The nucleotide sequence CTGGACTTGGCTGGTTAAACGGTATAGGACCAGATATTATTCTTTTTCCAGAAGTTGTTTTTAACAAAGAGAGGTTTCTTGATAAGGTAGATGAAACGATCAGAAGAAAAGGCTATTGTTCAATAGCGGTTTCTGAGGGTATAAAGTACGAAGATGGATTTTTTGTTGCGGATATGGGATATACGGATAGTTTTGGAAATAGACAACTTGGTGGCGTAGGGTTTACAATAGCAGGTATGGTAAGGTCAGAACTTTCTTTGAAAACGCACGTTGCAATTCCTGATTATCTTCAAAGAAGTGGAAGGCACATAGCAAGTAAAACAGATGTTGAAGAAGCAGAAGGTGTTGGAAGAGAAGCAGTAAGGTTAGCACTTTCAGGCGTCTCTGGAGTAATGGTAACTATTGAAAGAATAAGTAATGATCCATACAAGGTTGAATTTAAAACTGTAGAATTGAATAAGGTTGCAGAACAGACAAAGTATCTCCCAGAAGATTTTCATAACGAATTTGAAGTGACTGATAAATTTATAGAGTATGCAAAACCGTTAATTGAAGGAGAATTTTTCCCACCGTTTAAAAATGGTCTTCCTGATTATTTGATAATTGAGGAGGTAGAGCAACAATAGCCTTTGTTGTATTTTCAATTTTTCAGATATTGTTTGTATTTACACTTTACCTTATTAAAAAAACAAGATATACGTTATTTATAATTCCACTTTCTTCTATATATCTTTTATTTCAAAGGTTTGATATTGTTTTAAATGGATATGGAGGAGTCCGTCTTGTTATGGATTCTTCCTCTTTTTATTTTATTCTAACTAATATTGTAGTTACTATTTTAGTCTCTTTTCAACTGGTTAAACATGGAAATGAAAATACATATTTTTTCTTTTCACTTTTGCATCCAGTTTTGAATTTACTTTTTATTTCTCACGATTTATTTAATATTTATGTTTTGCTTGAAACAATAACTTTGCTAATAACTCTTTTAATACTGTCATCTGAAAAGTTTGAGCATAAACTTACTGCATTAAAATACATATTTGCAAGTTCTCTTGCAATGAGTCTTTATCTTATTGGAGTTGGTATGTATTATTATGTCAATGGTACTTTTGATATACTAGATATTAATGGTTTTCCAGGTTTTTTAATAAAGGCGGCTCTTTTTTCAAAATCTGGTATTTTTTTGTTTGGAATGTGGCTTCCTGAAGTTCATTCCAATGTTGAACCTGAGGTTTCTGCCATGCTTTCAAGTATATATACTCAATCTGCGCTTTTTCCACTACTTAGAATATCGGGTGAAAATGAGTTTTTTATTGTTGGGACAATAACATTTCTTTTTGGAGTGTTTTTTTCAATTATCTCTTCAGATTTAAAGAAGATTCTTGCCTATAGTTCAATGTCTCAAATTGGATTGATGCTCTTAAACCCATTTTTTGCACCTCTTTATGTCCTTTCTCATGGGATTTCTAAAGCAATACTATTTTTGACGACAAGATATCAAAAAAGAGATTTAAGAATAAAAAGGGAAGTTAATATTCTTTTATTTTTAACTATGCTTATTTGTTTGCTATCTCTTTCAGGTTTTTCCCTAACACTGGGTGGTTATGTAAAAGGTAAAATGATTCATGGATTGTTTTCATATTTAATTTCATTTTTATCTTCCATTTACGCAGGTAAGATTTTAAAAGTAAAAATTGATTTTAGATTTGAAAAAAAGTTTGTTTATTTGTTTTTAGCATCACTTATTTTAATTTTCCCATATTTTAACTTAAAGTCGTTTGTTGTAATTTTGGGAATGCTGGTAGGATTTTTGTTAAATATAAATTTAGATTTATCATTTACCACTGAGACTATATTGACTTTGATGACATTTTCTGTTTCTATCTTTTCACTCTTTGGAGGGGTTATATGGTAGATTTTATACCACCATTTGTTATAATCTTACTTTCTATATACGGGCTTTTGTTTAAAAGACATATAATCTCGAAAGTTATAGCGTTGGATGTTTTAAATACTGGGGTTGTGTATTTGTTTGTTGTAATTGCTTCAAAAGCTGGTGAATACTATCCTATAAAGACTGAAGGAGTTAAAAGTTATGCCGATCCATTCCCACAAGCAGTTATTATTACCTCCATTGTTATTGGTTTTGCCACTCTTTCACTTCTTTTAATGATTAGCATGCTTGTTGTTGAGAAAAAGAGAAAAACAGACATTGTGAAAATCGAGAAAGATTAATTTGGAACTTTTCACAATCTTTTCTTTTTTATTTTTGATAAATTTTGTATAATTTTCTTTGGAAATATTTCCAAAAAGGAAGGAGGATATTTATGAAGAAATTTTTTATTGTTATAATTCTTGTACTTTCTCTTGTTTCATTTTCTAAGGTCTTTGTTGAAGACGGAAAAGTTGTATTTACATTTAACGAAGCATTAGATGCAAAAGTAGTGTATCTAGCTGGAACTTTTAACAATTGGTCTCCTAATACACTTGCTATGGAAAAGGTGGATGGTGTTTGGAGAGTTTCTCTTGAGCTTGAGCCAGGGACTTACCAATACAAGTACGTTATTGAAGGAAAAAATTGGAAAGAAGATAGTGAAGCTCCAGGATATGTAGACGATGGTTTTGGAGGTAAAAATGGTATATTTACCTTGGTTGACAAAGATGGAACACTTGTTGTTTTACAAGAAAAAGTTGAAAAACCAGCACTTAGAATCAATGAAAACTTTGATCCTGAAATGATGTTTGTTGATGAAGAAGGGTATGTTGTAATTAGATTTAAATATGATGGACAAGCAGATTATGTAACAATTGCAGGAAGTTTTAACAACTGGGATGCCCAAGATATTGAATGCTATGAAATTGATGATGGATTGTGGGAAGCTGTACTTGAACTTGATGAGGGACAGTACCAATACAAATTTGTTGTAAATGGTAGTGAATGGGTTGTTGATGAAAACGCACCTGCATTTGTAGATGATGGATTTGGTGGAGAAAATGGATATTTTGAAGTTTTCAAAGAAAATGGAAAATTAATGGTTGGGTTAAAAAAGTAAAAATTAAATAAAAAAACCCGTTTCTAGCAAAACTAGAAACGGGTTTTTTAATTGCTCTAAAAGTTGTATTTTAGTGTAGTTTTAATAAATGGAGCATTTACTTTCCAGGTGTTTCCTGAAATTATATATGGTATTACCTTTCCAAGTAAAATGTCTGATAAAAAGTTTTGATTAATAGTTGTAGAAAGTGTTAGGTTTTGGGTCAAATTAAATGTTAAGGTGAATGTAGAGTAGATTGATGGTTTATAGTAATTTTTTGCATTAACATTTTGTGTTTTTGTAACGGTAGTATCTGTTGAATTTTTATTGAAATTTTCTAAGTCTATATTAGTCAAATCTTTATACTGATAATTATTTTCTCCTTTGATATTGTAAGAAATAACATTCATTAACAGTTCAGCATTTAAAGAAATTTTATTGGTAAGGTTTGAATCTATTGAAAAATAGAGATATAGATTTGTAGTACTTTCGAAGGATTCTTCAACTAAAAATTCTGGATATTTACTATTTACCATAGTAGAAGTATTTGTTATTTTTGCTGAATAATTTGAGTTTTCATATACAAATGGGATACCAATTTTAAAGTATATATTTTCAGCTTCAAAATTGATTTTTGGTGTGATACCAAAGTAATTTCCGCGTTTATTATAATTGAAATTATAAAGTTCTTCATCATCTTCTATTTTTGAGGCAAGTTCATTTTTGTTAGTGTAGCTATATGCAATAAGCCCACTGAAGTTAATGTTATAGATAGAAAATGGTATTTCACTTACAAGTGAAATAGTATTTTTACCTGAGCTTACTTTCCAACCAGTTTGTTTTCCATTTTCATCTGAAGTATAATCGGTCGATATCTTATCTATAACGTCATTTGATGTAAAAGTTTGAGTAATATTATCATATGAAACTATAAAAGACATTTTATTTGATAAGATATCGTATTCACCGCCAAATAAAATTCCAAAAGAAGCTTGTGAATCATATGAATAATCTGTACTAGTAGAACTAACACTGCTTTCATAAGTTTGATTATTTTTTCCACTTTGACCAAAAGATACTAAAAGATACGGATTAATTATCAAACCTTCGTATCCCACACCAAATTGAATTAAGCTTATATCATTGTAATTTAAAACTTTTGAAGATAAAAAAAGAAATAAATTATCAATTTTAGGGATAAATACTGCATCTAAATTTTCTCCTTCTGCAATTAAAGAAAAGCTGTTTTTTTCCAAAGTGTCTAATTTAATAATAAGTAAATCTTGAGCTAATGAGATTGAGATTGAAAGCAGAATTAAAAAGGATAAAAATTTTTTCATCCTATTTCCCCCTTCTTTTTTCTTTTTCGGAAAGTATTATAACATATCTAAAAAATTTTTTGAGCAATAGGATACAATTAAATATCTATAGAAAAATATTATGGAAGAAAAGTCAAAAGTTGTTTTGGAGGTGGTATTTTGAAACGAATAATTTTGAGTTTTCTACTATTTCTTTTCATACTTTTTTTCTTGATTTCTTGTGCTGTAATTCCAGAGAAAGATAGCAGTGATAAAATGTTTGAAATTAATATAAAAGCATCTGATGTAACTGAGACGTTTAAGGAAACAGAAGTAATGGTTGATGGTAATATAGTTGGTGCTAAAAATGTAATGTTGGAAATTGTAAATGAATATAATGAAAAGAAAATAATCCCATTAAAAAAAGTTCCGGATAGTACAAAGGTTGTTTTTGAAAAACCTGGTGAATATTCGATAGTAGCAAAAGCCTTGTCTTTGATAGATGGTAAAGAATATTCAAATTACAAACCAAGGGTTTTTGTATATGATCCTCAAAAACCTTTCATTGATGGTATTGAGGTGATTCCTAGTACCATTTTTGCAGGAGATGAGATTATACTTCACCTTTACGTAAATACAAATAATCCAAAAGTTAAAGTTGAAACAGTTGGCCTTTCAGGATATGAAAAAGAAGAAATTTCAATGACAACAAAACCAGGAGATATATTTTTGAACGTGGGAAGTTTTTCAAAAGATGGAGATAAAGAGTTTTTTGTAAAAGTCGATAATCTTGTTGGCATGGAGTATGCCACAAAAGTT is from Thermosipho africanus Ob7 and encodes:
- a CDS encoding 6-phosphofructokinase gives rise to the protein MKVLYAQSGGVTSVINASAYGVLDEAKKAGLEVYVGIHGISGVLRENLLRINDIDIEGLRYTPSAAFGSCRRKLKNQEDINKLFEIFEKYEIEYFFYNGGNDSMDTAWRLHNEAQKRNFPLKVIGVPKTIDNDLPYTDHCPGYGSAAKYIATAMMEATLDLRSMYADSTRVFVMEIMGRHAGWLAAAAGLGWLNGIGPDIILFPEVVFNKERFLDKVDETIRRKGYCSIAVSEGIKYEDGFFVADMGYTDSFGNRQLGGVGFTIAGMVRSELSLKTHVAIPDYLQRSGRHIASKTDVEEAEGVGREAVRLALSGVSGVMVTIERISNDPYKVEFKTVELNKVAEQTKYLPEDFHNEFEVTDKFIEYAKPLIEGEFFPPFKNGLPDYLIIEEVEQQ
- a CDS encoding proton-conducting transporter membrane subunit, which encodes MDSSSFYFILTNIVVTILVSFQLVKHGNENTYFFFSLLHPVLNLLFISHDLFNIYVLLETITLLITLLILSSEKFEHKLTALKYIFASSLAMSLYLIGVGMYYYVNGTFDILDINGFPGFLIKAALFSKSGIFLFGMWLPEVHSNVEPEVSAMLSSIYTQSALFPLLRISGENEFFIVGTITFLFGVFFSIISSDLKKILAYSSMSQIGLMLLNPFFAPLYVLSHGISKAILFLTTRYQKRDLRIKREVNILLFLTMLICLLSLSGFSLTLGGYVKGKMIHGLFSYLISFLSSIYAGKILKVKIDFRFEKKFVYLFLASLILIFPYFNLKSFVVILGMLVGFLLNINLDLSFTTETILTLMTFSVSIFSLFGGVIW
- a CDS encoding sodium:proton antiporter; translated protein: MVDFIPPFVIILLSIYGLLFKRHIISKVIALDVLNTGVVYLFVVIASKAGEYYPIKTEGVKSYADPFPQAVIITSIVIGFATLSLLLMISMLVVEKKRKTDIVKIEKD